Proteins encoded within one genomic window of Stigmatopora argus isolate UIUO_Sarg chromosome 21, RoL_Sarg_1.0, whole genome shotgun sequence:
- the fam133b gene encoding protein FAM133 isoform X2 gives MGKRDNRVAYVNPIAAARSRGPVQNSGPTIQDYLGRPRPTWEEIKEQLEKKKKGSRALADFEDKMNERWKKELAKNREKLLGASEKDKKATEREKEEKKDKKEKKERKKRSRHSSSSSSSSSSSSDSSSSSSLDSEDELEKKTVKKRRKRKKSTDVDSDAERRKKKRMKEESNNNKEEKCRRRKLKSEAKSSAESDGDEMADMKKKKKSSEEQEKITEKSKKKRKKKHKKHSRKKKRKAASQSDSEMD, from the exons atgggcAAGCGAGACAATCGAGTG GCGTACGTAAACCCGATCGCCGCCGCTCGATCCAGGGGCCCGGTGCAGAATTCCGGACCCACCATACAGGATTATTTAGGCAGACCTCGACCAACGTG GGAAGAAATAAAAGAGCAActtgagaagaaaaagaaaggctCGCGAGCCCTGGCTGACTTTgaagacaaaatgaatgag AGATGGAAGAAAGAGCTGGCCAAGAACCGAGAAAAGCTTTTGGGCGCCAGCGAAAAGGACAAAAAGGCCACAGAGcgagaaaaagaggaaaagaaagaTAAAAAAGAG AAAAAAGAGAGGAAGAAAAGAAGTAGG cattcttcatcttcttcttcctcctcctcatcgaGTTCTGATTCCTCCAGCAGCTCCTCATTGGATTCAGAAGATGAG cttgaAAAGAAGACCGTGAAGAAAAGGCGGAAAAGAAAGAAGTCGACAGACGTAGACTCGGATGCTGAAAGAAGG aaaaagaaaagaatgaaagaagAAAGCAACAATAATAAG GAGGAAAAATGCCGGAGAAGGAAATTGAAAAGTGAGGCAAAGTCGTCTGCTGAGTCTGATGGAGATGAAATG GCTGacatgaagaagaaaaagaagagtaGCGAAGAACAAGAGAAAATAACA gaaaaatcaaagaaaaaacggaaaaagaagcacaagaagCACAGCAGAAAAAAGAAGAGGAAGGCGGCGTCTCAGTCCGACTCGGAGATGGACTAG
- the LOC144067245 gene encoding progranulin-like, whose product MSHCQDSTRRSEKFHLPSTDAHRYKFRKLPDRMLRLGSFLIFWTFASCTITCPDETICTDHTTCCQTRHGYSCCGYPNAVCCPDLSHCCPRGFLCNLASQHCERDPEYWMDAPMLLKSARETPVFPLRAMENVGQPKGLAVADGVDGADDLGVIRCSSQFFCPQGTSCCKGLFSQSWNCCPYPLGDCCADGQHCCEYGYTCSIEPLSCSGKKSPYKKKHGSKSPALNNFNY is encoded by the exons ATGTCACATTGTCAAGATTCAACAAGGAGAAGTGAGAAGTTTCATCTGCCATCAACAGATGCGCACCGATACAAATTCAGGAAGCTGCCGGACAGG ATGTTGAGGTTGGGTTCCTTCCTCATCTTTTGGACCTTCGCGTCCTGCACCATCACGTGCCCCGACGAAACCATCTGCACCGACCACACGACCTGCTGCCAAACTCGGCACGGCTACAGCTGTTGCGGCTATCCCAAC GCTGTGTGCTGCCCCGATTTGTCCCATTGCTGCCCTCGAGGGTTTCTATGTAACTTGGCGTCCCAGCATTGTGAGAGAGATCCCGAGTACTGGATGGACGCTCCAATGCTGCTAAAAAGTGCTCGGGAAACTCCCGTTTTTCCACTTCGAGCGATGGAAAATGTAGGACAA CCTAAGGGACTTGCTGTAGCCGATGGCGTTGATGGCGCAGATGATTTGGGAGTCATTCGTTGCAGTTCACAGTTCTTCTGCCCGCAAGGCACATCTTGCTGCAAAGGGTTGTTCTCCCAATCATGGAATTGCTGTCCTTATCCACTG GGTGACTGTTGCGCGGATGGTCAGCATTGCTGTGAATATGGATACACATGCAGCATCGAACCCTTGTCATGTAGTGGAAAAAAGAgcccatacaaaaaaaaacatggctcaAAAAGCCCGGCACTTAACAATTTTAATTACTGA
- the fam133b gene encoding protein FAM133 isoform X1, which translates to MGKRDNRVAYVNPIAAARSRGPVQNSGPTIQDYLGRPRPTWEEIKEQLEKKKKGSRALADFEDKMNERWKKELAKNREKLLGASEKDKKATEREKEEKKDKKEKKERKKRSRHSSSSSSSSSSSSDSSSSSSLDSEDELEKKTVKKRRKRKKSTDVDSDAERRKKKKRMKEESNNNKEEKCRRRKLKSEAKSSAESDGDEMADMKKKKKSSEEQEKITEKSKKKRKKKHKKHSRKKKRKAASQSDSEMD; encoded by the exons atgggcAAGCGAGACAATCGAGTG GCGTACGTAAACCCGATCGCCGCCGCTCGATCCAGGGGCCCGGTGCAGAATTCCGGACCCACCATACAGGATTATTTAGGCAGACCTCGACCAACGTG GGAAGAAATAAAAGAGCAActtgagaagaaaaagaaaggctCGCGAGCCCTGGCTGACTTTgaagacaaaatgaatgag AGATGGAAGAAAGAGCTGGCCAAGAACCGAGAAAAGCTTTTGGGCGCCAGCGAAAAGGACAAAAAGGCCACAGAGcgagaaaaagaggaaaagaaagaTAAAAAAGAG AAAAAAGAGAGGAAGAAAAGAAGTAGG cattcttcatcttcttcttcctcctcctcatcgaGTTCTGATTCCTCCAGCAGCTCCTCATTGGATTCAGAAGATGAG cttgaAAAGAAGACCGTGAAGAAAAGGCGGAAAAGAAAGAAGTCGACAGACGTAGACTCGGATGCTGAAAGAAGG aagaaaaagaaaagaatgaaagaagAAAGCAACAATAATAAG GAGGAAAAATGCCGGAGAAGGAAATTGAAAAGTGAGGCAAAGTCGTCTGCTGAGTCTGATGGAGATGAAATG GCTGacatgaagaagaaaaagaagagtaGCGAAGAACAAGAGAAAATAACA gaaaaatcaaagaaaaaacggaaaaagaagcacaagaagCACAGCAGAAAAAAGAAGAGGAAGGCGGCGTCTCAGTCCGACTCGGAGATGGACTAG